The sequence ATTTTTAAACCCCAAAAATGGCTTAAAATGAGTTAAGTAGAGTTGAATAGGACTGTATAATTATAACTGTATAAGGGAACTCCCCCATCCCCATGAGACTACTATTTAAATCTTTCGTTTACGATTAAATGGCAAAATATTTTTATACTCCTGATAAATCTAGAGATGGTGATAAATCATGAAGTTTGGTATCGAATTTGTTCCAAATGAACCTATAGACAAGATTGTAAAGCTTGTCAAACTCGCAGAAGACGTAGGATTTGAATACGCATGGATTACAGACCACTACAACAACAAGAACGTATATGAAACCCTTGCATTAATTGCAGCAGGAACCGAAACCATAAAAATGGGTCCTGGTGTAACCAACCCCTACGTAAGAAGCCCAGCAATAACAGCATCTGCTATTGCAACCCTCGACGAATTATCAAACGGAAGGGCAACCCTAGGTATTGGACCTGGTGACAAAGCAACCTTCGATGCATTAGGAATCGAATGGACAAAGCCTGTCAGCACAATCAAAAACGCAATCGCAACCATGAGCACACTCCTAGCTGGAGAAAAAACAGAAAGCGGTGCAAGCCTTATGGGTGCAAAAGCAGTTCAGGAAAAAGTCCCAATTTACATGGGAGCTCAGGGACCAATGATGCTCAAAACCGCCGGAGGATTCTCAGACGGTGCATTGATCAACGCATCAAACCCAAAAGACTTTGAAGCAGCTGTTCCAATGATAAAAGAAGGAGCAGAAGCAGAAGGTAAATCCATATCTGATGTTGATGTTGCAGCATACACATGCTGTTCCATAGCAGAAGACGCTGACAAAGCATTAAACGCAGCAAAAATAGTTGTTGCATTTATAGCAGCAGGATCACCACCACCAGTATTCGAAAGACACGGACTACCAACAGACACCGGTGCAAAATTCGGAGCATTCTTAGGTAAAGGTGACTTCGGAGGAGCAATTGGAGCTGTTACACCAGAATTAATGGACGCATTCTCAGTTGTTGGAACTCCAAAAGAGTTCGTTCCAAAAATCGAAGCTCTCGGCAACATGGGCGTTACCCAGTACGTCGCAGGTTCCCCAATAGGACCAGACAAAGAATCATCCATAAAATTACTCGGAGAAGTTATAGCAAGCTTCTAAGCTTACTTATCTTCTTTTTTTTATATTTTAAACTAAGAATAACTCATTTTTCAGCACATTGAATTAAAAAAACTTATTTTAAATAAATTTAATAGAAGATTTTTTTTAAGGTATTTTTTTTAACTTCTTTAATAAACTTCAATAAAAATTACGATTTAAATTATATTAAAATCATAATATCCTTGTTTTTATATTATATTTATCTGAAACCTTCTTCGCTCTTCTTGATAAATCCTTTTGATATGTGTTTGAGGGGTAGGAAGAATTTCTGAAAAGTTTCTGATACTCTGGTATGAGTTCAGGATAATTATCCTCAAGAAATTTGTAGTAAAGGGTTCTGCAGTCTTCTGGCCCGTTACCAAAGAGTGTTAATGCAGCGAACATAACATAACTTGCCCCGTGTTCCTTAGCACTTTTTACCATGGCTTCCAATGATTCATCTGAATCTGATAAAAATGGGAGAACCGGCATGTTGATTACACCCACCTTGAAACCAGCCACACTGCATTTTTTCATGGTTTCAAGTCGCTCCTGAGGACTTGGAGCTCCAGGTTCAAGTAACCGAGCTAATCCTTCATCCAGGGTTGAAAATGAGAATGATATGAACACCCCATGTTCCAGGTAATCCAGGTCATCTGGGAGAACTGCAGTTTCATTCACAGCCCTTAAAAGATCCAGATCCCTAAGCACCAGTTTTGATCTGGTGCAGACATGAACAGGAAATTTGAAGCGTTTGATCAAACCTAAGATTTCTCTTGTAACCTTAAGATCATTTTCTACATTAGGATAAGCTTCAGCTGCAGATCCAAGGACTATGAATCCACGTTCACCCCTCCGAAGTCTGTTTTTAAGCTGGCGTTTAAGGATAGAGGCTGCATCAGCCTTCAAGGCCACATCCATATTTGTAACATTCTCAGGGGTTTGACGAGCACCGTACTTGCTGCCACGGGTGTAACAGTAGATACAACCCATGGAACATCCAGCATAGGGATTAAGTGTGTAATCATCCAGAAAACAGCTGTCACGTTTTTTGTGTTTGTTCAGAAGGGATTTAACCTTGATTTCACGCACCAATTCCACACCTCATTCATCAGATCACACAAAGGGGAGCCTTTATGTAGTTACATCGGGACCCTAAAAATTTCAAAAAATTTCAAGTACTTTAATGTATAATCACCATAAATTATACTGTTATATAATAAAATGATGTTTCATGATAAAACCATTGGAAGCCTAAAAAAGATGTAACCTTAAGGATTTTAGTACAACAATGATTAGTTTAAAATAATTTTAATATACCGTATAATTATAGTTTAAAATTTTAATGTAACGATATAATTGCTTTAAAATAAGGGACAAGATTTAAAATGGAAATACAAAAGTTAATGCATGAAATTAGAGAGAACGCCATTGAAAAGATGGAAAAAAAGTCTCCAGAAGACCTGGCAGCAAGCTGGTCCGGTGAGGACTTGCTTTACTCAGGAATTGGAAACGCTATTTTTGTGGTGCTTCCCACTTCAGGTTGTGCCTGGGCACTTTCAGGATCTGGAGGTTGTACCATGTGCAGTTACGTTGCAGATTCACCCCTTGTAGATGTTGGGGCAGATGAACTCGTTGACATCTTCAAAAAACGCATGGCCCGGCATGAAATAAGGGAAAACACAACTGTGAAGATCTTCGTATCTGGAAGCTTCCTGAACGAAGATGAAGTTCCTAAAGAGGCCAGGGATACTATTTTAGGAATTTTAAGGGATGAAGAAAATGTTAAAGAGGTTGTTGTTGAATCAAGACCAGAGTACGTGACAGAGGAAGTGCTCCGTGACTGCAGTGAAGCCCTGGGAAACAAGCTCTTTGAGATTGGAATGGGACTTGAAACCTCAAACAACCACACAAGGAAGTACAAGATAAACAAGGGATTCACGTGTGAAGACTTCGAAGCTGCAGTTGCAACCATCAAGAGTATGCAGCCGAAACACAACGTCCATGCCAAGGCATACCTCTTTGTAAAACCGATATTAACATCTGAGAGGGACGCAATTGATGAAGCTGTTGAATCTGCACGGTACGCTGAAGGCATCGGTGCAAGCAGAGTTTCGTTCTGTCCTGCAACCATCCATAAGGGCACACTCATGGAAACCCTCTGGAAGCAGGGAGCCTACCAACCCCCATGGATATGGAGCGTTGTTGAGATACTGAAGCAGGTGAGGAGTTCTGTTAAGATCCCTGTTATAATGGACACTGCAGCATTTGGAACCCGGAGAGGTCCTTACAACTGTAAAAAATGTAATTCTCGCCTTAAAAAGCTGATAATACAATCCAACCTTCAACAGAATATTCCAAGTGAACTGGAAGAATTTGAATGTGACTGTAAGGTTAAATGGGCTGCAGATGTGGAGTTTTCAGACCTCACACATTCAACAACCAATTTAAGCCGGATGAAGTAGTGATCCCATTCATTTCATTCAAATTTCATTTTTTTTGGATCCAGTGAGTTCTATTAGTTTTTAAAGGATTATTTTCTAAGAAAATAATTCTAACAACTTTTTTTGATACTTCTAATTCGTTTCATTTTAAAACATTTTAGTTGTACTCATTCTTATGTACTCGTCCAATAATTTAATTTTTAAAGTTTTTTATAATCCATTTCATGGAATCGAATGTTGATTTTAAGTCCATTCTTATTATCAACAGTTATATTTCCATTAATTTGTTCAACAAGACTTTTTATTAGTATTAAACCTAAACTAGTTCCATTTACACCGTTTTTTTCAGGAACACCAACACCATCGTCTTCAACTCTTAACAGTAAGTTTGTATCTTCTTCTTTTTTGAATGTTACCCTTAAGGTACCTTTTCTTCCCTCAGGAAATGCATATTTTAGAGCGTTAGATATGAGTTCGTTCAGTATTAACCCTAGAGGTACAGCTGTGTCCACATCCAACTGGATATTTTCAAGATCTGTTTCAAGTTTTATTCTACTAGGATCCATTGTATAAGCGTTGAATATGATTCTGCTCAATTTTTCTATGTACAATCCAAAGTTTATACGTTTAAATTCCCCCATTGAATTGTAAAGCATTTCATGGATCATCGCCATTGATTTTGCCCTGTTTTGACTTTCAATGAACATTTCAAGGTCATCTTTATCTTTTACGTACCTGGACTGCATGCTCAAAAGGCTGGATATAACGGTTAAATTGTTTTTAACACGATGATGTATTTCCTTCATGAGAAGTTCATTCTCTTCAAGTGCCTTTTTAGAACGTTCCTCTGCAGTTTTAATCTGCGTTATGTTGTTCAAAGAAATTAGATAACCTAAAAGTGATTCATTACCCTGGCAAAGAGGTTTAACATTCACATCCACCCAGCATGGTTTGGAGCTTTTCAGCAGTGCTTCATAGTGCATAGAAAGACCATCATGGGGTTCTTTAAAATCTTGGAAGGAGATCATAACAGATTTTGCAGTTTCACCCAGTACTTCCCCATCCAAACCTAAAAGTTGTTTTGCTGCAGGATTAACTTCCACAACTCTATTTTGAGCATCTAAAACAACAACCC is a genomic window of Methanobacterium congolense containing:
- the mer gene encoding 5,10-methylenetetrahydromethanopterin reductase — protein: MKFGIEFVPNEPIDKIVKLVKLAEDVGFEYAWITDHYNNKNVYETLALIAAGTETIKMGPGVTNPYVRSPAITASAIATLDELSNGRATLGIGPGDKATFDALGIEWTKPVSTIKNAIATMSTLLAGEKTESGASLMGAKAVQEKVPIYMGAQGPMMLKTAGGFSDGALINASNPKDFEAAVPMIKEGAEAEGKSISDVDVAAYTCCSIAEDADKALNAAKIVVAFIAAGSPPPVFERHGLPTDTGAKFGAFLGKGDFGGAIGAVTPELMDAFSVVGTPKEFVPKIEALGNMGVTQYVAGSPIGPDKESSIKLLGEVIASF
- a CDS encoding SPL family radical SAM protein; the encoded protein is MREIKVKSLLNKHKKRDSCFLDDYTLNPYAGCSMGCIYCYTRGSKYGARQTPENVTNMDVALKADAASILKRQLKNRLRRGERGFIVLGSAAEAYPNVENDLKVTREILGLIKRFKFPVHVCTRSKLVLRDLDLLRAVNETAVLPDDLDYLEHGVFISFSFSTLDEGLARLLEPGAPSPQERLETMKKCSVAGFKVGVINMPVLPFLSDSDESLEAMVKSAKEHGASYVMFAALTLFGNGPEDCRTLYYKFLEDNYPELIPEYQKLFRNSSYPSNTYQKDLSRRAKKVSDKYNIKTRIL
- a CDS encoding archaeosine biosynthesis radical SAM protein RaSEA, yielding MEIQKLMHEIRENAIEKMEKKSPEDLAASWSGEDLLYSGIGNAIFVVLPTSGCAWALSGSGGCTMCSYVADSPLVDVGADELVDIFKKRMARHEIRENTTVKIFVSGSFLNEDEVPKEARDTILGILRDEENVKEVVVESRPEYVTEEVLRDCSEALGNKLFEIGMGLETSNNHTRKYKINKGFTCEDFEAAVATIKSMQPKHNVHAKAYLFVKPILTSERDAIDEAVESARYAEGIGASRVSFCPATIHKGTLMETLWKQGAYQPPWIWSVVEILKQVRSSVKIPVIMDTAAFGTRRGPYNCKKCNSRLKKLIIQSNLQQNIPSELEEFECDCKVKWAADVEFSDLTHSTTNLSRMK
- a CDS encoding histidine kinase N-terminal 7TM domain-containing protein, coding for MVMIMNYNYIPYAMVLAISSLIAIFLTFYTWKRKKVPGARYISLALLGVAFWSFSAILVVLSSKISSSIFWSQVSYIGVVSIAPLWLLFAATYTQNDAWFTKSRWLLLWVVPAFVLVLVFTNQWHGLIWPHVVPVHTGSGTVFVYDHGVGAWINVIYSYILMVVGMILLSQTVINSPGLYRYQAGLLLVGALVPMLLNAVYLADIYPDPGMDPTPFAFLVTGFVSAWSLLRFKFLNVMPVAHTTLFKSIEGGVVVLDAQNRVVEVNPAAKQLLGLDGEVLGETAKSVMISFQDFKEPHDGLSMHYEALLKSSKPCWVDVNVKPLCQGNESLLGYLISLNNITQIKTAEERSKKALEENELLMKEIHHRVKNNLTVISSLLSMQSRYVKDKDDLEMFIESQNRAKSMAMIHEMLYNSMGEFKRINFGLYIEKLSRIIFNAYTMDPSRIKLETDLENIQLDVDTAVPLGLILNELISNALKYAFPEGRKGTLRVTFKKEEDTNLLLRVEDDGVGVPEKNGVNGTSLGLILIKSLVEQINGNITVDNKNGLKINIRFHEMDYKKL